A window of Coleofasciculus sp. FACHB-T130 contains these coding sequences:
- a CDS encoding Uma2 family endonuclease, whose product MVGTGTKLTLQDFLALPEGDVIYEFIDGQVVPKVSPKYFHSTVQFALMVLIRAWCKGRGRVVQEWAVLLKRNGQDWAPVPDVTYISYERLPASWKRNEACPVAPELAIEIMSPDQTIKEFEDKAKEYFDTGVLRVWIVDPEAISIRVFSPDKTSQLYTDSTPIIDSLFPGLEITPKQVFEEAEVL is encoded by the coding sequence ATGGTAGGCACTGGAACCAAGCTCACACTACAAGACTTTCTGGCTTTGCCAGAAGGGGATGTAATCTATGAATTTATAGATGGTCAGGTAGTGCCTAAAGTGTCTCCAAAATACTTTCATTCAACTGTACAGTTTGCTTTGATGGTTCTGATTCGTGCCTGGTGCAAAGGGCGTGGACGAGTTGTTCAAGAGTGGGCGGTGCTGTTGAAACGGAATGGTCAGGATTGGGCACCTGTACCTGATGTAACGTACATCTCTTATGAACGGCTACCCGCTAGTTGGAAGCGTAACGAAGCCTGTCCTGTGGCTCCTGAACTGGCAATTGAGATAATGTCTCCAGACCAAACTATAAAAGAATTTGAAGACAAGGCTAAGGAATACTTTGATACTGGGGTGTTACGAGTTTGGATTGTAGATCCTGAAGCCATAAGTATTAGAGTCTTTTCTCCAGATAAAACAAGTCAACTCTACACTGATAGCACACCAATTATAGATTCATTATTTCCTGGATTGGAAATCACACCAAAACAGGTTTTTGAAGAAGCAGAAGTACTTTAA
- a CDS encoding site-specific DNA-methyltransferase, giving the protein MNLKKPLYATNYGAAYIGDSLELLDCLESDSIDLVMTSPPFALLREKSYGNVEQEAYINWLFAFCQKVYRVLSPQGSFVIDLGGAYQSKRPVRSLYNYRILIKLCDQLDFRLAEEFFWHNPSKLPSPIEWVNKRKIRAKDSVNTVWWLSKTDYPKANVSNVLVPYSERMKKLHENPEKYYKPKARPSGHDIGSGFATNNGGAIPSNLLQIPNSESNSRYIQLCKAVGIAAHPARFPQKLPRFFINFLTDPGDTVLDIFAGSNTTGAAAEALRRRWIAFEQNPSYLAASAFRFLEDNQSIEAASALFKKLVAKPEISNIS; this is encoded by the coding sequence ATGAATCTAAAGAAACCTTTGTACGCTACAAATTACGGCGCTGCCTATATTGGTGATTCGCTTGAATTGCTAGACTGCCTTGAATCTGACTCAATCGATCTAGTAATGACCTCTCCTCCATTTGCTTTGCTACGCGAAAAGAGTTATGGAAATGTTGAGCAAGAAGCCTATATCAATTGGCTATTTGCCTTCTGTCAAAAAGTGTATCGCGTATTATCACCGCAAGGAAGTTTTGTCATCGATCTAGGTGGTGCTTATCAAAGTAAACGTCCAGTGCGATCGCTCTACAATTACCGGATTTTAATTAAACTCTGCGATCAGCTAGATTTTCGCTTAGCTGAGGAGTTTTTTTGGCACAACCCTTCTAAGTTACCTTCGCCGATTGAATGGGTGAATAAACGTAAGATCCGCGCGAAGGATTCTGTCAATACTGTCTGGTGGCTATCAAAAACTGACTATCCTAAAGCGAATGTGAGTAATGTACTTGTTCCTTATTCGGAACGAATGAAAAAGCTACACGAGAATCCTGAAAAATACTATAAACCCAAAGCACGTCCTTCAGGTCACGATATTGGATCGGGTTTTGCTACTAATAACGGCGGTGCCATTCCCTCCAACTTGTTGCAAATTCCTAATAGTGAAAGCAATTCTCGATACATTCAACTTTGCAAAGCCGTTGGAATTGCTGCACATCCGGCGCGGTTTCCGCAAAAACTGCCGAGGTTTTTTATTAACTTTCTCACCGATCCAGGAGATACAGTCCTCGATATTTTTGCTGGATCGAATACGACTGGCGCGGCGGCTGAGGCTTTGCGACGGCGTTGGATTGCTTTTGAGCAAAATCCGTCTTATTTAGCTGCTTCTGCTTTCAGATTTTTAGAGGATAACCAAAGTATTGAGGCAGCTTCAGCGCTATTTAAAAAACTGGTGGCAAAGCCCGAAATAAGCAATATTTCTTAG
- a CDS encoding TenA family transcriptional regulator, producing the protein MTLSCQQLLQKHTQVWHQATVHPFLVQCKLGTIQPQQFNTWLVQDYLFVVEFTRMVAQILAVAPPAHFDVILSGLVALKEELNWFKAKASQRQLNLNTQKQPTCTKYCDYMHSLPAMPHPVQATALWAIELAYNQGWQLPGVMPDPYAEFADRWGNPGFTEYVKLLEQQADEVLQTASETVQHQAEEAFLKVAELEQDFWQMAFNAAP; encoded by the coding sequence ATGACCTTAAGCTGTCAACAACTTCTTCAAAAACATACTCAAGTTTGGCACCAAGCAACGGTGCATCCTTTCCTAGTGCAGTGCAAATTAGGAACCATTCAGCCGCAGCAATTTAACACCTGGCTGGTACAAGATTATCTTTTTGTAGTAGAGTTCACACGGATGGTGGCACAAATTTTGGCAGTTGCGCCGCCCGCTCATTTTGATGTCATTCTGAGTGGATTAGTCGCACTGAAAGAGGAACTCAACTGGTTCAAAGCAAAAGCCTCTCAACGACAATTGAATCTCAATACCCAAAAACAACCAACTTGCACAAAATACTGTGATTATATGCACAGTCTTCCGGCAATGCCACACCCAGTTCAAGCGACAGCACTATGGGCAATTGAGCTTGCTTACAATCAAGGTTGGCAATTACCAGGAGTCATGCCAGATCCCTATGCTGAGTTTGCCGACCGTTGGGGAAATCCAGGTTTTACGGAATATGTAAAACTTTTGGAACAGCAAGCAGATGAAGTGCTGCAAACTGCATCAGAAACCGTTCAGCATCAAGCCGAAGAAGCCTTTTTAAAGGTAGCTGAATTAGAGCAGGATTTCTGGCAGATGGCTTTTAATGCAGCACCGTAG
- a CDS encoding MFS transporter — MFQSVKMMLDLSSTQFCLAKISVAPSGIQAANTPIKEATLVFSSPQFFVALIAGVLMAFAFQFLLTNFSIAAGISSAENPLDADDDDTETWGEKVRSIESKVGIWTLLTVNIAIFIACFLAVKLTLISSVILGAITGVVIWSAYFLLLLWVSSTAVGSLVGSVVTTAGSGMQGVMATASTALGGSAINRQIVSTAEASAAAVRRELSSSLDPDSLRETIKDYFTDLQLPKLDINKVRSDLEKLLSDVDVKSIAGNDVLRNVNRQTFVDLVSSRSDFSKQDVNRIAEQLEVVWQKVLGQQQGTEKPTETDPQVELLNFLKQAAPEELKSNELSAKLSQLVGVGQGKSERSHGNGLMAHSMQLGVTALLGEVMKRTDLSDLDVEKISSQLQHLKEQATEQAKTVGTKVADKVPAPSFSTIKADVENYLLNSKPWHLNRETIKQEFREVIYDPDAAPGKVRQQIEQLNRDYFVRVLEARGTFTSEQVADIAEQMDSIRQEVFETVQGAESQEQSQDLRDRVEHYLHSTGKEELNPEGIERDFKALLEDPDAGIDALSDRLSQFDRDTLVQLLSQREDLSQEEADQLIGQLESTRDRVLSQAQELQDRAKSEAEGLWQRVESYLRDTHKEELNPEDIKRELQTLLNDPQAGLAALRTRLSHFDRDTLVQLLKGRGDLSEEQIDGTIHQIESVRESILHAPQQLAGQAKDRYDQVTNQIAEYLRNTNLEELNPQGIQQDLAKLLNDPKEGSLALRERLSHVDRETLVKLLSQREDLSEEQVNRAIDRLQEAIRSIVKAPRRLATRARDTVRNFQTDLEDYLRNTNKEELNPESIKRELQLMLNDPQAGWKNIRDRFSHFDRSTFVSLLSQREDISEEEANRIVDQIESVRHQFVEQAQNAQHKVQSVLDGVFGRIRNYLNSLDRPELNYEGIKRDFRKLFDDPQAGFDAMRDRLSQFDRDTLVALLSSREDISQADANRLIDQIEGVRESTIHRAERFQQETKRRIKDLKHKAKQQAEETRKSAATAAWWLFGTALTSVATAAIAGVIAVSGFAFFS; from the coding sequence ATGTTTCAAAGTGTAAAAATGATGCTGGATTTGTCCAGCACACAATTTTGTCTTGCCAAAATTTCAGTGGCTCCGAGTGGGATTCAAGCCGCGAATACCCCCATAAAAGAGGCAACACTTGTTTTTTCAAGTCCACAGTTTTTTGTTGCCTTGATTGCCGGAGTATTAATGGCGTTTGCTTTCCAATTTTTGTTAACCAATTTCTCAATTGCTGCTGGGATTTCATCCGCAGAGAATCCTTTAGATGCGGATGATGATGATACAGAGACTTGGGGCGAAAAAGTTCGTAGCATTGAATCTAAGGTAGGAATTTGGACATTATTGACGGTCAATATTGCCATATTCATTGCTTGTTTTCTGGCGGTGAAGCTGACTCTGATTAGCAGCGTCATTTTGGGTGCAATCACTGGCGTCGTGATTTGGTCAGCTTATTTTTTGCTGCTCCTTTGGGTGAGTTCTACGGCGGTGGGTTCCTTAGTTGGTTCGGTCGTGACCACTGCGGGTTCAGGGATGCAAGGGGTGATGGCTACAGCCAGCACTGCGCTTGGTGGGAGTGCGATAAATAGGCAGATTGTTTCTACTGCTGAAGCATCCGCCGCCGCCGTTCGCCGGGAATTGAGTTCGTCTCTCGATCCGGATAGCTTGCGAGAAACAATTAAGGATTACTTTACAGATTTGCAACTGCCAAAGCTAGACATCAATAAGGTTCGCAGCGACTTAGAAAAGTTACTTAGCGATGTTGATGTGAAATCTATTGCGGGGAATGACGTTTTACGCAATGTCAATCGCCAGACTTTTGTGGATTTAGTGAGTAGCCGCAGTGATTTCTCTAAGCAGGATGTTAATCGGATTGCGGAGCAATTGGAAGTTGTTTGGCAGAAGGTATTAGGTCAACAACAGGGAACAGAAAAACCAACGGAAACAGATCCGCAGGTTGAATTACTCAACTTTCTGAAACAAGCCGCTCCAGAGGAGTTGAAATCTAATGAGCTTTCTGCCAAGCTTTCTCAACTTGTTGGCGTTGGACAAGGCAAATCAGAGCGCAGTCATGGCAATGGCTTGATGGCACACTCCATGCAGTTGGGTGTAACTGCGTTACTGGGAGAAGTCATGAAGCGGACGGATCTCTCCGATTTAGATGTGGAAAAAATTTCCAGCCAGTTGCAACATTTGAAAGAGCAAGCAACTGAACAAGCTAAAACGGTTGGGACAAAAGTTGCCGATAAGGTGCCTGCGCCATCTTTTAGCACGATTAAGGCGGATGTAGAAAACTACCTGCTAAATTCCAAACCTTGGCACCTGAACCGAGAAACGATCAAGCAGGAATTTAGAGAAGTTATTTACGATCCGGATGCAGCTCCTGGAAAAGTTCGGCAGCAGATAGAGCAATTGAATCGGGACTATTTTGTGAGGGTGTTGGAAGCACGGGGTACTTTCACCTCCGAGCAAGTCGCGGATATTGCCGAGCAGATGGATAGTATTCGGCAGGAAGTTTTTGAAACCGTCCAGGGTGCGGAATCTCAAGAACAGTCGCAAGACCTTCGCGATCGCGTCGAACATTATCTGCACTCGACGGGGAAGGAAGAACTAAACCCAGAAGGCATTGAGCGCGATTTCAAAGCACTTCTAGAAGATCCGGATGCTGGAATTGATGCTTTAAGCGATCGCTTATCGCAATTTGACCGCGATACTTTAGTACAACTCCTCTCTCAACGGGAAGACTTGAGTCAAGAGGAAGCCGATCAACTCATCGGTCAGTTGGAAAGTACGCGCGATCGCGTCTTGTCTCAAGCTCAAGAATTGCAAGACCGCGCCAAATCTGAAGCTGAAGGACTGTGGCAAAGGGTAGAATCCTATCTGCGCGATACTCACAAAGAAGAATTGAATCCTGAAGATATCAAACGAGAGTTGCAAACGCTTCTCAATGACCCTCAGGCAGGACTTGCCGCACTCCGGACGCGACTTTCTCACTTTGACCGCGATACGCTGGTGCAATTGCTCAAGGGACGCGGCGATCTGAGCGAAGAACAGATCGATGGCACAATCCATCAGATCGAATCGGTGCGAGAGAGTATTCTGCACGCACCGCAACAATTAGCTGGTCAAGCAAAGGATCGCTACGACCAAGTGACGAACCAGATTGCTGAGTATCTGCGAAACACCAACCTGGAAGAACTCAATCCGCAAGGCATCCAGCAGGATTTGGCAAAACTCCTGAATGACCCGAAAGAGGGCAGTTTAGCGCTCAGAGAACGACTGTCTCACGTCGATCGGGAAACCTTGGTGAAGCTGCTGAGTCAACGAGAAGACTTGAGCGAAGAGCAAGTCAATCGAGCAATCGATCGGCTGCAAGAGGCGATTCGCAGCATTGTCAAAGCGCCGCGACGCTTGGCAACCCGCGCCAGAGACACGGTTCGGAATTTCCAAACCGATTTGGAAGATTACCTGCGGAACACTAACAAAGAAGAACTCAACCCGGAAAGCATCAAACGAGAGTTGCAATTAATGCTGAACGATCCCCAAGCCGGGTGGAAGAATATTCGCGATCGCTTCTCTCATTTCGACCGTTCCACCTTCGTTTCACTCCTATCGCAACGGGAGGATATCTCAGAGGAGGAAGCCAACCGGATTGTCGATCAAATTGAATCGGTTCGCCATCAGTTTGTCGAACAAGCGCAGAATGCTCAGCACAAAGTGCAATCGGTGCTTGACGGAGTTTTTGGCAGAATTCGCAATTACCTCAACTCCCTGGATCGTCCAGAACTCAATTACGAGGGAATTAAGCGCGACTTCCGGAAACTCTTTGACGATCCGCAAGCTGGATTTGACGCGATGCGCGATCGCCTGAGTCAATTCGATCGGGACACGTTGGTGGCGCTGTTGAGTTCCCGTGAGGATATTTCCCAAGCGGATGCCAACCGACTCATCGACCAGATTGAAGGGGTGCGCGAGAGTACGATACACCGCGCTGAACGCTTCCAGCAGGAAACGAAACGACGCATCAAAGACCTCAAGCACAAAGCGAAGCAGCAAGCTGAGGAAACCCGAAAATCCGCTGCAACCGCTGCTTGGTGGCTCTTTGGAACCGCGCTAACTTCTGTCGCCACCGCAGCGATCGCTGGAGTCATCGCTGTATCTGGTTTCGCTTTCTTTAGCTAA